The Apostichopus japonicus isolate 1M-3 chromosome 20, ASM3797524v1, whole genome shotgun sequence genome contains a region encoding:
- the LOC139960878 gene encoding uncharacterized protein isoform X2: MRDYFQCATDVISQQKYWMVSKCPDTWTGLNECDVTGDDTDITVGRLEDNLSSIPVLSRKGLTYRNFYCALCHGEDLSDLSPWSFEAQDCEDTDIFKTATNLTVKDQIFLLREHCQSLSFLPPSDHPFYVLSVIPCFEITDDVIDTCDDNTASEDIRHKCSTIAAPISIGGYFKNTFCVECYYSSRKYIDYEVLEYCTAAFDREEIFPPVFAVPCLYDYETGETICPTPEPPPPPLVPISITFNFGGNSGGISITKNNERIQEISVTCNVGQVFDPLGASCKLLTCPSGYVLRSSLCVQLPNITTNSSEECNHYSIHIKADNVNFINNSCLENMETTFNCLPADLVLLLQANMEHYNTSCRMTSQEQVVLEVVTTSLEIIGSLLAKAGSTSSQNSDACTSLNIVEFLAYCPSKVEDPTLYCDSEWYSEPQWSTSGNITAGILFQNSSETTDVSQIKIRHLFQFSSTHGNISSEDILVQRCVFNSSEVSLCPLISLDSNVFLPLENESSVLVYAANISIQFTPDMYTIQQNGDIQVCNFLEASGTVVTYRFLPQYSQTQSILSTVGISLSVIALLLTLISYSVFPTLRTRLANIIIMTLCGCLVVAQLLLIFAGISTLHGTLCSVISGLGHFFWLTAFSSSSILGFLMNQTFSLRNQTLRGVKPSKKSIFLFILLCFVLPSIISGTLLILYSVDEDGIYGIVYGSNSGCWIGGPKINLYAFGIPVAVSVVINMIFFIHITVSICIQKRSSQRIRKTKEESHLRELVIYSKIFIILGLTWVIGFAAALFDKQWLWYLFIIFTSLQGLFIFLAFTVKSEIWGMWRKRLGMSSDSYISSSQGVYYQPGKGKKTSGLTASSTV; this comes from the exons ATGAGAGATTACTTTCAGTGTGCTACGGATGTTATATCACAGCAAAAATACTGGATGGTGTCTAAATGTCCAGATACATGGACGGGGCTTAACGAATGTGACGTCACAGGCGACGACACAGATATCACCGTGGGTAGATTGGAAGATAATTTATCTAGTATTCCAGTTTTATCAAGGAAAGGACTAACCTACAGAAATTTTTACTGTGCTCTCTGTCATGGAGAGGATTTATCCGACCTTTCACCTTGGTCATTCGAGGCTCAAGATTGTGAAGACACTGATATTTTTAAAACAGCTACGAACCTGACCGTTAAAGATCAAATCTTTCTACTGAGAGAACACTGTCAAAGCTTGTCCTTCCTTCCACCTTCAGATCATCCATTTTACGTGTTATCTGTAATAccttgttttgaaattaccgATGACGTAATCGATACATGTGACGATAACACAGCTAGCGAGGATATCAGACACAAATGTTCGACCATAGCAGCTCCCATTTCGATTGGAGGGTACTTCAAAAATACCTTCTGTGTTGAATGTTACTATTCTTCTCGTAAATATATCGACTACGAGGTTTTAGAGTATTGTACAGCTGCATTTGACCGCGAAGAAATATTTCCGCCCGTTTTCGCGGTGCCGTGTCTCTATGACTACGAAACCGGTGAAACCATATGTCCAACACCTGAACCTCCCCCACCACCTCTCGTACCAATTTCTATAACCTTTAATTTTGGTGGTAATTCTGGTGGTATATCCATcacaaaaaacaatgaaaggATCCAAGAAATATCTGTGACTTGTAACGTTGGACAGGTTTTTGATCCACTCGGGGCTTCGTGCAAACTATTAACATGTCCTAGTGGTTACGTTCTGAGAAGTTCACTATGCGTACAACTGCCAAATATTACTACAAATTCGTCAGAAGAATGTAATCACTATTCTATACATATAAAAGCTGACAACGTGAACTTTATCAACAATTCTTGTTTGGAGAACATGGAAACAACTTTTAATTGCCTACCAGCGGATTTGGTATTACTTTTACAAGCAAACATGGAACATTACAATACATCGTGCAGAATGACGAGCCAAGAACAGGTTGTTTTAGAAGTTGTCACGACTTCTTTAGAAATAATTGGAAGTCTCTTGGCAAAAGCTGGCAGTACATCTTCGCAAAATTCAGATGCATGCACAAGTTTGAACATTGTGGAGTTTTTGGCGTACTGTCCATCCAAAGTGGAGGACCCGACCCTATATTGTGATTCGGAATGGTACAGTGAACCCCAGTGGAGTACATCTGGTAATATTACTGCTGGAAttcttttccaaaattcatcgGAAACTACTGACGTATCTCAAATAAAGATTCgacatttatttcaattttcatcaACACATGGTAACATCTCATCAGAGGACATTTTAGTACAAAGATGCGTATTTAACTCTAGTGAAGTATCATTATGCCCGCTAATTTCACTCGATTCAAACGTCTTTCTCCCTTTGGAAAACGAGTCCAGTGTTTTAGTATATGCGGCAAATATATCGATTCAATTTACTCCAGATATGTATACAATACAACAAAATGGTGACATACAGGTGTGTAACTTTTTGGAAGCCTCTGGCACCGTTGTGACTTATAGGTTTTTGCCTCAATATTCCCAAACACAAAGTATCCTGAGCACGGTTGGTATTTCTCTTTCGGTGATTGCACTGCTTTTAACATTGATCAGCTACTCCGTATTTCCTACATTAAGAACCAGACTAGCAAACATTATAATCATGACCCTTTGTGGTTGCCTTGTAGTGGCTCAGTTACTACTTATCTTCGCGGGTATTTCTACTCTTCATGGTACCTTATGTTCAGTAATATCTGGTCTTGGACATTTCTTTTGGCTGACTGCTTTCTCGTCTAGCTCAATATTAGGTTTTCTTATGAATCAGACTTTTAGTCtcagaaaccaaacattaaGAGGTGTAAAACCTTCCAAAAaatctatatttcttttcatactactgtgttttgttttgccaaGTATCATCAGTGGGACATTACTgattctttactctgtggatgAAGATGGCATTTACGGAATAGTGTATGGTTCTAACTCAGGATGCTGGATTGGTGGACCAAAGATTAACTTGTATGCCTTTGGTATTCCGGTGGCAGTGAGTGTTGTCATAAATATGATATTCTTCATACACATAACTGTCTCCATTTGTATTCAAAAGAGGAGTAGTCAGAGAATCAGAAAGACCAAGGAGGAAAGCCACTTACGTGAATTGGTGATTTATTCAAAG ATTTTCATAATCCTGGGGTTAACCTGGGTCATTGGCTTTGCTGCTGCGTTGTTTGACAAACAGTGGCTATGGTATCTCTTTATCATATTCACGTCATTGCAAGgacttttcatttttcttgccTTCACTGTCAAATCCGAAATTTGGGGGATGTGGAGGAAGCGGCTGGGCATGTCTTCTGACTCGTACATTTCATCTTCACAAGGTGTGTATTATCAACctggaaaaggaaaaaagacatCTGGATTAACGGCCTCATCAACAGTGTAG
- the LOC139960878 gene encoding uncharacterized protein isoform X1: protein MALYTNLKSVFTVLWSINVIVVLGQSEPETEPPPVQTVRAGYCTRDYECSSSCGSLTSVTCSCHPACELFQDCCYNTIEKSNRCSKDTDTEIFLSEVLPDMRDYFQCATDVISQQKYWMVSKCPDTWTGLNECDVTGDDTDITVGRLEDNLSSIPVLSRKGLTYRNFYCALCHGEDLSDLSPWSFEAQDCEDTDIFKTATNLTVKDQIFLLREHCQSLSFLPPSDHPFYVLSVIPCFEITDDVIDTCDDNTASEDIRHKCSTIAAPISIGGYFKNTFCVECYYSSRKYIDYEVLEYCTAAFDREEIFPPVFAVPCLYDYETGETICPTPEPPPPPLVPISITFNFGGNSGGISITKNNERIQEISVTCNVGQVFDPLGASCKLLTCPSGYVLRSSLCVQLPNITTNSSEECNHYSIHIKADNVNFINNSCLENMETTFNCLPADLVLLLQANMEHYNTSCRMTSQEQVVLEVVTTSLEIIGSLLAKAGSTSSQNSDACTSLNIVEFLAYCPSKVEDPTLYCDSEWYSEPQWSTSGNITAGILFQNSSETTDVSQIKIRHLFQFSSTHGNISSEDILVQRCVFNSSEVSLCPLISLDSNVFLPLENESSVLVYAANISIQFTPDMYTIQQNGDIQVCNFLEASGTVVTYRFLPQYSQTQSILSTVGISLSVIALLLTLISYSVFPTLRTRLANIIIMTLCGCLVVAQLLLIFAGISTLHGTLCSVISGLGHFFWLTAFSSSSILGFLMNQTFSLRNQTLRGVKPSKKSIFLFILLCFVLPSIISGTLLILYSVDEDGIYGIVYGSNSGCWIGGPKINLYAFGIPVAVSVVINMIFFIHITVSICIQKRSSQRIRKTKEESHLRELVIYSKIFIILGLTWVIGFAAALFDKQWLWYLFIIFTSLQGLFIFLAFTVKSEIWGMWRKRLGMSSDSYISSSQGVYYQPGKGKKTSGLTASSTV from the exons CACAGTGCTTTGGAGTATTAACGTTATCGTGGTACTAGGACAGTCGGAACCAGAAACGGAACCACCTCCAGTAC AAACTGTACGGGCTGGGTACTGCACTAGAGATTATGAATGTAGTTCTTCATGTGGTTCTCTGACATCGGTCACATGTTCTTGTCACCCAGCTTGTGAATTATTCCAAGATTGTTGTTACAATACTATCGAAAAAAGTAATCGCTGTTCCAAAGATACCGACACCGAAATATTTTTGTCTGAAGTTCTTCCCGATATGAGAGATTACTTTCAGTGTGCTACGGATGTTATATCACAGCAAAAATACTGGATGGTGTCTAAATGTCCAGATACATGGACGGGGCTTAACGAATGTGACGTCACAGGCGACGACACAGATATCACCGTGGGTAGATTGGAAGATAATTTATCTAGTATTCCAGTTTTATCAAGGAAAGGACTAACCTACAGAAATTTTTACTGTGCTCTCTGTCATGGAGAGGATTTATCCGACCTTTCACCTTGGTCATTCGAGGCTCAAGATTGTGAAGACACTGATATTTTTAAAACAGCTACGAACCTGACCGTTAAAGATCAAATCTTTCTACTGAGAGAACACTGTCAAAGCTTGTCCTTCCTTCCACCTTCAGATCATCCATTTTACGTGTTATCTGTAATAccttgttttgaaattaccgATGACGTAATCGATACATGTGACGATAACACAGCTAGCGAGGATATCAGACACAAATGTTCGACCATAGCAGCTCCCATTTCGATTGGAGGGTACTTCAAAAATACCTTCTGTGTTGAATGTTACTATTCTTCTCGTAAATATATCGACTACGAGGTTTTAGAGTATTGTACAGCTGCATTTGACCGCGAAGAAATATTTCCGCCCGTTTTCGCGGTGCCGTGTCTCTATGACTACGAAACCGGTGAAACCATATGTCCAACACCTGAACCTCCCCCACCACCTCTCGTACCAATTTCTATAACCTTTAATTTTGGTGGTAATTCTGGTGGTATATCCATcacaaaaaacaatgaaaggATCCAAGAAATATCTGTGACTTGTAACGTTGGACAGGTTTTTGATCCACTCGGGGCTTCGTGCAAACTATTAACATGTCCTAGTGGTTACGTTCTGAGAAGTTCACTATGCGTACAACTGCCAAATATTACTACAAATTCGTCAGAAGAATGTAATCACTATTCTATACATATAAAAGCTGACAACGTGAACTTTATCAACAATTCTTGTTTGGAGAACATGGAAACAACTTTTAATTGCCTACCAGCGGATTTGGTATTACTTTTACAAGCAAACATGGAACATTACAATACATCGTGCAGAATGACGAGCCAAGAACAGGTTGTTTTAGAAGTTGTCACGACTTCTTTAGAAATAATTGGAAGTCTCTTGGCAAAAGCTGGCAGTACATCTTCGCAAAATTCAGATGCATGCACAAGTTTGAACATTGTGGAGTTTTTGGCGTACTGTCCATCCAAAGTGGAGGACCCGACCCTATATTGTGATTCGGAATGGTACAGTGAACCCCAGTGGAGTACATCTGGTAATATTACTGCTGGAAttcttttccaaaattcatcgGAAACTACTGACGTATCTCAAATAAAGATTCgacatttatttcaattttcatcaACACATGGTAACATCTCATCAGAGGACATTTTAGTACAAAGATGCGTATTTAACTCTAGTGAAGTATCATTATGCCCGCTAATTTCACTCGATTCAAACGTCTTTCTCCCTTTGGAAAACGAGTCCAGTGTTTTAGTATATGCGGCAAATATATCGATTCAATTTACTCCAGATATGTATACAATACAACAAAATGGTGACATACAGGTGTGTAACTTTTTGGAAGCCTCTGGCACCGTTGTGACTTATAGGTTTTTGCCTCAATATTCCCAAACACAAAGTATCCTGAGCACGGTTGGTATTTCTCTTTCGGTGATTGCACTGCTTTTAACATTGATCAGCTACTCCGTATTTCCTACATTAAGAACCAGACTAGCAAACATTATAATCATGACCCTTTGTGGTTGCCTTGTAGTGGCTCAGTTACTACTTATCTTCGCGGGTATTTCTACTCTTCATGGTACCTTATGTTCAGTAATATCTGGTCTTGGACATTTCTTTTGGCTGACTGCTTTCTCGTCTAGCTCAATATTAGGTTTTCTTATGAATCAGACTTTTAGTCtcagaaaccaaacattaaGAGGTGTAAAACCTTCCAAAAaatctatatttcttttcatactactgtgttttgttttgccaaGTATCATCAGTGGGACATTACTgattctttactctgtggatgAAGATGGCATTTACGGAATAGTGTATGGTTCTAACTCAGGATGCTGGATTGGTGGACCAAAGATTAACTTGTATGCCTTTGGTATTCCGGTGGCAGTGAGTGTTGTCATAAATATGATATTCTTCATACACATAACTGTCTCCATTTGTATTCAAAAGAGGAGTAGTCAGAGAATCAGAAAGACCAAGGAGGAAAGCCACTTACGTGAATTGGTGATTTATTCAAAG ATTTTCATAATCCTGGGGTTAACCTGGGTCATTGGCTTTGCTGCTGCGTTGTTTGACAAACAGTGGCTATGGTATCTCTTTATCATATTCACGTCATTGCAAGgacttttcatttttcttgccTTCACTGTCAAATCCGAAATTTGGGGGATGTGGAGGAAGCGGCTGGGCATGTCTTCTGACTCGTACATTTCATCTTCACAAGGTGTGTATTATCAACctggaaaaggaaaaaagacatCTGGATTAACGGCCTCATCAACAGTGTAG